The DNA window CGGCGCAAACCTTCGGTCTCGATTTCATTCCGCTCCACAGCGAACGTTACGATCTGGTGATGCGCCGCCGCACCGGAGAGCTTCCGGCGGTCAAAGCATTTCTCGACGTGCTCCAGCGCGCCACGTTGCGGCGCAAGCTGGAAGTTCTAGCTGGTTACGACACCACGGAGACAGGAGCTTTGGTTGCCTAACTCTTTTGCTATCCTGCTGGCACTCACATTGGCCAGTGACTTTGATTGGAAGCTGCCGAAGGGCTTTCCGGCTCCTCCGGTTCCTGCGGCCAATCCGATGAGTGCGGCAAAGGTGGAGTTGGGACGTTATCTGTTCTACGACCGGCGTCTGTCGGTCAATGGCAAAACGAGTTGCGGCAGTTGCCATCGGCAGGAACTGGCCTTCACGGACGGACGGGCGCAGTCGGAAGGGACCACCGGAGAGTTACATCCGCGCAGCAGCATGAGCCTGGTCAATGTCGCCTATGCCAAGCGGCTCACCTGGGCGCACAACAGCTTAGATTCGCTGGAAGAGCAGGCGCTGGTGCCAATGCTCGGCGAGAAGCCCATCGAACTCGGTCTCAAGGGCGGCGAGACAAAGCTTCTGGCAATACTGCGTGCGGACGTTCGCTACCAGCGCCTCTTTCCGCAAGCCTTTCCCGGCGAGGCGGACGCCTTCACACTCCCGAATCTGACCAAGGCAATCGCTAGCTTTGAGCGCACCATTGTCTCGATGCGTTCTCCCTATGACCGCTATCGCTGGGGCGGGGAAGCCTCTGCGATCTCTGCTGCGGCCAAGCGTGGCGAGCTCTTCTACTTTTCGAGCGAGCGTGGCGGCTGCTTCCAATGCCACGGCGGTTGGAACCTGGGCGGCGACGCCTCCTCCATGTTCAATACCGGTGTTTCCGATTACGCGGCGCCGAATCGTGGTCTCTACGAGACGAGCCAGGTTGCCGAGGATGTCGGAAAGTTCCGCGCGCCGAGCCTCCGGAACATCGCTCTCACCGCTCCTTACATGCACGATGGCAGCCTCAAAACACTTGATGATGTGCTGAGCCACTACGCCAAGGGCGGGCTAAAAAATCATCCGAACAAGTCAACGATCTTGCGGCCTTTCGAGCTGACCGATCGCGACCGTGCCGACTTGCTCGCGTTTCTGAACTCGCTCACCGACGAGGAGTTGCTCCGGGATTCCCGTTGGAGCGATCCTTTGCCGCCTCGATAAACTCTCTGCCGGGCAGATCGGTGCGAAAACTCACCAGACGGCCGTGCTCAACCTCCGTCACGTAGACGGTCTTGCCATCGGGGCCACCAAAGGTCAGGTTGGTCGGCTTCTTGCCCAGGACATCGATCTCGCGCAGCACTTGGCCTTGCTGGGAAACCACTGCCACCGTGCCTTTGCCGTGCCGCGTCACGTAGAGATTCTCCTTGCTGTCGCAGCGCATGCCATCGAAG is part of the Bryobacter aggregatus MPL3 genome and encodes:
- a CDS encoding MbnH family di-heme enzyme, producing the protein MPNSFAILLALTLASDFDWKLPKGFPAPPVPAANPMSAAKVELGRYLFYDRRLSVNGKTSCGSCHRQELAFTDGRAQSEGTTGELHPRSSMSLVNVAYAKRLTWAHNSLDSLEEQALVPMLGEKPIELGLKGGETKLLAILRADVRYQRLFPQAFPGEADAFTLPNLTKAIASFERTIVSMRSPYDRYRWGGEASAISAAAKRGELFYFSSERGGCFQCHGGWNLGGDASSMFNTGVSDYAAPNRGLYETSQVAEDVGKFRAPSLRNIALTAPYMHDGSLKTLDDVLSHYAKGGLKNHPNKSTILRPFELTDRDRADLLAFLNSLTDEELLRDSRWSDPLPPR